One window of Triticum dicoccoides isolate Atlit2015 ecotype Zavitan chromosome 5A, WEW_v2.0, whole genome shotgun sequence genomic DNA carries:
- the LOC119301610 gene encoding uncharacterized protein LOC119301610, producing the protein MAATTAAAAAAAAAHLLTSPPVASPRPVPRRHRRTGAARRLSCRASLGPDAPLPALAVPRPSPARGRTYLREHSCLLFPPPRGARPLAVVKFLGGAFIGAAPEATYGYLLELLAQEGFLVVCVPYNVTFDHAAAAREVFERFHGCYDALRASGLPEAGLGALDIAGLPLYSVGHSNGALLQLLVGSYFSEKIPKANAIVSFNNRPASEAVPYFEQIGPLISQLTPMMETSPVYSAARDASGNAWKALFDLAGGLIREYDREAMVSVSKFVDQLPSVMNQVTEGVSEFKPTPPENREFCKNSYSVANTLLVKFSVDAIDDTDIIEDILRPRVDSIGGQIKKVVLSGTHLTPCIQDVKWQVGSEYTPADALAQGLKSLALNETRVLSRTIADYFRSL; encoded by the exons ATGGctgcgacgacggcggcggcggcggctgctgctgcgGCTCACCTGCTCACCTCCCCACCTGTCGCGTCTCCGCGGCCCGTACCTCGCCGTCACCGCCGCACCGGGGCCGCCAGGCGCCTCTCCTGCCGCGCGTCGCTGGGCCCCGACGCCCCCCTACCCGCGCTCGCCGTCCCCAGGCCGTCGCCCGCTCGGGGGAGGACGTACCTGCGGGAGCACTCCTGCCTCCTCTTCCCACCCCCGCGCGGCGCCCGCCCGCTCGCCGTCGTCAAGTTCCTCGGCGGCGCCTTCATCGGCGCCGCCCCCGAGGCCACCTACGG CTACCTGCTGGAGCTCCTGGCGCAGGAGGGGTTCCTCGTGGTGTGCGTCCCGTACAACGTCACCTTCGACCACGCGGCCGCCGCGCGGGAGGTCTTCGAGAGGTTCCACGGCTGCTACGACGCGCTCCGAGCGTCGGGCCTGCCGGAGGCCGGGCTAGGCGCTCTGGACATCGCGGGCCTCCCGCTCTACTCCGTTGGTCACAG TAACGGCGCGCTGCTTCAGCTGCTGGTTGGGAGCTACTTCTCAGAAAAGATACCAAAG GCTAATGCGATTGTCTCATTCAACAATAGGCCCGCTTCAGAGGCTGTTCCTTACTTTGAGCAG ATAGGCCCCCTCATTAGTCAACTAACACCTATGATGGAGACATCACCTGTATACTCTGCGGCAAGAGATGCATCAG GGAATGCGTGGAAGGCCCTATTTGATTTAGCTGGAGGTTTGATACGGGAGTACGATCGAGAAGCTATGGTATCCGTAAGCAAATTTGTCGATCAGTTACCATCAGTAATGAATCAG GTTACAGAAGGTGTATCTGAATTCAAACCAACACCACCTGAGAACCGTGAATTCTGCAAGAATTCTTACAGTGTAGCTAATACATTATTG GTCAAATTCAGCGTTGATGCTATTGATGATACAGACATAATTGAGGACATCTTGAGACCTCGGGTAGACTCAATTGGTGGACAAATAAAGAAGGTCGTACTGTCAGGAACACATCTAACTCCGTGTATACAG GATGTTAAATGGCAGGTTGGTTCAGAATACACTCCAGCGGATGCTCTGGCGCAGGGCTTAAAATCATTGGCTCTCAATGAGACCAGGGTCCTCTCAAGAACTATCGCTGACTACTTCAGATCCCTTTAG